The genomic stretch CCCCGTGATCATCCGGAACGCGGTGACCCCTAGCGCGAAGACGTCATCCGCCTGTCCCGGAGCATACGGCGGCGCGGAGTCACCTGCTGCGAAGCGCCACGCTTCAGGGGACCGATAGGCCGGCGTCCCTGGTGGAAACGGCGAGCTCGTCTGCGTCGCGGCACCCACGTAGTGACTGGAACCGAAGTCCATGAGGAACGCCTGCCCGTCGGCCTCGCGGACCAGCACGTTGTGCCCTTTGACGTCCCGGTGCAGCCCCCCGGCCGCGTGGGTGGCTTCGAGCGCCCGCGCCAGCCTCGCGAGCAGGGCCATCACCTGCCGCGACGTGGGACGGTGCTCGCTGGCCCAATCGTAGAGCGGCGTGCCCTCTACCCAGTCCATCGCGAGGTAGGGGTGGGGCGGTCCCTTGGCGGGTTGCCAATTCCCGCTCGCTCGCAACCGGGGAACGGCGGGGTGATGGATGCGGGACAGCAGCTCGGCCTCGCGCGCGAAGCGTTCGTCCCGGGCATGCAGGGCCAGCTTGAGGGCCACGGTGTGTGTGCCCGTGATGTGCCGGGCCCGGTAGACGGCGCCGTAGGTACCTCGGCCTCGCAGGTCCATGAGGCGCCACGGGCCCACCCGGGTTCCGGGTGGAAGTCGGGCCGGATTCAGGAAAGGGAGCCCCATGCTGGCGGAGGCTACTTCCTGAGTAGTCAGTTTGCACCGGAATCTGTCAGGTCAAAACGGCTCGCTGGGAAGAAATCTGGAAGGAGCAGCGCGCGAAAAGCGACGCAACCCGTGGCCGCGGGGCGGCGGTTGCCGCGCGCCTCACTTGCCATCACCTTGACGCAATGTGCCGATGCCGGGTGGAGTGTCGGCCTGGTCTCCTTCCGGGGGAGGGCGTGTTCATGGCAAGTGTGGTGCCTGCTTACGCGGAGTGGTCCAATCTGGAGCGCCGAATCCGGGCGCTCATTCCCGAGGCGTTCGACCCGTCTGGCCGAGTGCTCAACCTCATCGCGGGGGAATGGGGGCATCCCGGAAAGGGGAAGCCCTACCTGTCCCCGGTGGACGGCACCGTCCTGGGCCGCCTGCCCATGATTGATGCGAACACCGCGCGCGTCGCCGCGAGCGCCGCCGCCGCGGAGGCACGGACCTGGGCCCACCAGGACCTCGATGCGCGCAAGGAGCGCGTCACCCAGTGCCTGTCCATGCTGCGTGAGCAGCGCGAACTGCTGGCCCTCATCCTGGCCTGGGAGATTGGCAAGCCGGTGCCACAGGCCCGCGTCAGCGTGGACCGCTGTATCACTGGCGTGGAGTGGTACGTCTCCCAAATCGAGCCCATGGTGGAGGGCCGCCGTCCGCTGGGGCTCATCTCCAACATCGCTTCATGGAACTACCCGCTGTCGGTGCTGGTCCACGCGGTGCTGGTCCAGGTGCTCGCGGGCAACAGCGCCATCGCCAAGACGCCCACGGATGGTGGGCTCTTCTCGCTGACGCTCTGCATGGCGCTCGCGCGCCGCTGCGGGCTGCCTGTGTCGCTCATCAGTGGCTCGGGCGGACAGCTCAGCGACGCGCTGGTGCGCAATCCGGAGATCGCCTGCCTGTCCTTCGTGGGCGGCAAGGCGAACGGGCGGGACATCGCCGCCAGCCTCTATGACCGCAACAAGCGCTACATGCTGGAGATGGAAGGGGTGAACGCCTACGGCATCTGGCACTTCAGCGACTGGGACCGGCTGGCGAAGCAGCTCAAGAAGGGCTTCGAGTACGGCAAGCAGCGCTGCACCGCGTACCCGCGCTTCGTCGTGGAGCGGAGCCTGATGCCGCGCTTCCTGGAGACGTACCTGCCCGTCGTCTCCGCCCTGAAGGTGGGGCACCCGCTGCTGGCGGAGACTCCGGATGGCGAGCCACCCGCGCTCGACTTCGGCCCGCTCATCAACAGTCAGAAGGTCGAGGAGCTTCACGGCCATATGAGTGAGGCGGAGGGCCGCGGCGCCGTGCCCCTCTTCGCCGGGCGGCTGGACGCGGATCGCTTCCTGCCGGACCAGGACGTCTCCGCGTACCTGGCCCCGCACGCGCTGCTCCACGTGCCGCGCAACTGCAAGCTCTACCACGGCGAGCCCTTCGGCCCCGTGGACACGCTGGTCGTCGTGGACAGCGAGGAGGAGCTCATCGCGGAGATGAACGTGTCCAACGGCTCTCTGGTGGCCTCCATCGCCTGCGACGAGCCCGACACGTGCAAGCGCGTCTCCAGCGAGCTGCGCGCCTTCAAGGTGGGCCACAACGCCCCGCGCTCGCGTGGAGACCGGGAAGAGGTCTTCGGCGGCATCGGGGGTTCGTGGAAGGGGTGCTTCGTGGGCGGCAAGTACCTGGTCCAGGCCGTCACCGAGGGCGAACCCGGCGAGCGGCTGCACGGCAACTTCCACGAGTACACGCAGCTCCCCGACACGCGTTGAAGCGGGCTCATCGCCTGCTCGGGCGTCTGGCGCCGCGCACCTCGGCCGCGAACAGTTCCGCGGCGGGCGTGCGCGGCGCGCCTTTTCGCCACAGGAGCGCCGCGAGTTCGGCCCGGGGGGCAGGGGAGAGCCGCTTCACCACCAGCCCCGCGGCATCCGCGAGTTGAGGCTCCGGGAGCACTGTCACCGCGAGCCCCGCGCGAACGGTGGCCAGCACCGTGGCCACGGCGTTCGACTCCAACGCGACATGTGGCGCAATCCGGATGGCGGCGAACCAGGCATCCACGCGGGCTCGCACGCGCAACCCTCGGGAGAGCAGCGCGAAGGGCTCCTGGGCCAGGGGCTTCGCGCCCACGGTCTCCAGCTTCGCCAGGGGATGTCCCTTGGCGACCACCAGCGCCAGCTTGCTGTCGAAGACGGGCTCCGCCTCCAGGTCCGGTGAGCGCGCGGGGGCGTAGCCCAACCCCACGTCGAGACGGCCATCCGCCAGCCGCCGCTCCACCCGCCGCACCACGGCTTCGTCCGCGCTCAGCACCAATCCCGGGTGCTTTCGCAGCACGGCGGAGAGCGCGGGCAGCACGACACCTCGCATGCTGGGCGGGTAGCCCACGCGCAGGGCGCCGGTGGTGAGGCCTCGCAGCGCGCCCACGGCGACTCTGCCCGCGTCCACGTCCTCCAGCGCTCGCGAGGCGTAGGTACGGAACAGCTCGCCCGCCTGGGTCAGGCGCACGCCGCTCCGGGCGCGCTCGAACAGGGGCGCGCCGAGCTCCTCCTCGAGCTGGCGAATCTGCTGCGACAGCGTGGGCTGCGAGATGTGGACGCGCCTGGCGGCCCGCCCGAAGTGCAGGGTGTCCGCGACGGCCGAGAAGTAGCGGAGGTGGCGCAGTTCCATGTCTCCATCATAGGCATTGCCTATCGGAGCCATGGGAACAAACGAATGTACCAATCATGGCCCGCGCGTAAGTGTTCTCCCATCGCGAGGTCGCGAAGGAGGCACCCGATGAAGGCGGCAGACCTGTTCGTCAAAGCGTTGGAAGCGGAGGGCGTGCGCAGCGTCTTCGGGCTTCCGGGAGAGGAGAACCTGGACGTCATCGAGGCCATGCGGGCCGCGGGCATGCGGCTGGTGCTCACCCGTCATGAGCAGGCCGCGGGCTTCATGGCGGCCACGTATGGGCGGCTCACCGGCCGCGCGGGCGTCGTCCTGTCGACGCTGGGGCCCGGGGCGACCAACCTCGTCACGGCCGCCGCCTACGCGCAGCTCGGCGCCATGCCCATGGTGATGGTCACCGGACAGAAGCCCATCCGGGCCGGCAAGCAGGGCCACTTCCAGATTGTCGACGTGGTGGGGATGATGCGCCCGCTGACGAAGCTGACGCGCACGCTCGTTTCGGCGGAGCATGTCCCTTCGGCCGTGCGTGAGGCGTTCCGCCGCGCCGAGGAGGAGCGTCCCGGCGCGACGCACCTGGAGCTGCCGGAGGACGTGGCCCGGGAGTCGACCGACGCCGTGCTGCTGGCGCCCAGTGCCCAGCGCCGGCCCGTGGCGGACGAGGCGTCCATCGCGCTGGCGGTCGAGGCGATCGCTTCCGCTCGCCGGCCCTTGCTCATGATTGGCGCGGGCGCCAACCGCAAGCTCACCTCGGAGATGCTCCGCGTCTTCGTGGACAAGACGGGCATTCCCTTCTTCAGCACGCAGATGGGCAAGGGCGTCGTGGACGAGGCGCATCCCCTGTGGCTGGGCACGGCGGCGCTGTCGGAAGGGGACTTCGTCCACCGCGCCATCGAGGCCTCGGACTGCATCATCAACGTGGGCCACGACGTCATCGAGAAGCCGCCGTTCTTCATGCGCGACAGCCGCCGCACGGTGGTGCACCTCAACTTCTCGTCGGCGGCGGTGGACCCCGTGTACTTCCCGCAGTTGGAGGTGACGGGCGACATCGCGAACGCGGTGTGGCGCATCGGTGAAGGACTGGGGCCTCGCGCGCACTGGGACTTCGCACCCTTCGAGAAGTTCCGCGCGGGACTCGCGGCGCAGCTCGCGCACGGTGGGGATGACGACCGCTTCCCCATCTACCCCGCGCGGCTCGTCGCCGAGCTGCGGCGCGCGCTACCGGACGACGGCATCGTGTGCCTGGACAACGGCATGTACAAGCTGTGGTTCGCTCGCTACTACCGCACGCGCCGGCCCAACACGCTGCTGCTCGACAACGCGCTGGCGACGATGGGCGCGGGGCTGCCTTCGGCCATCGCGGCGAAGCTGGTGCATCCCCGCCGCAAGGTGGTGGCCGTCTGCGGAGACGGCGGGTTCATGATGAACTCGCAGGAACTGGAGACGGCCGTTCGGCTGGGGATGGACCTGACAGTGGTCGTCGTACGCGACGACGGCTACGGGATGATTCGCTGGAAGCAGGGGGAGATGGGCCTGCCGGACTTCGGCATGGCGCTGGGGAACCCGGACTTCGTTCGCTACGCGGAGGCGTATGGGGCCCATGGCCACCGGCCGACCAGCGCGACGGAGTTCGGCGCCACGCTGGCTCGCTGCCTGTCGTCGAGCGGCGTCCACG from Myxococcus xanthus encodes the following:
- a CDS encoding aldehyde dehydrogenase family protein, whose product is MASVVPAYAEWSNLERRIRALIPEAFDPSGRVLNLIAGEWGHPGKGKPYLSPVDGTVLGRLPMIDANTARVAASAAAAEARTWAHQDLDARKERVTQCLSMLREQRELLALILAWEIGKPVPQARVSVDRCITGVEWYVSQIEPMVEGRRPLGLISNIASWNYPLSVLVHAVLVQVLAGNSAIAKTPTDGGLFSLTLCMALARRCGLPVSLISGSGGQLSDALVRNPEIACLSFVGGKANGRDIAASLYDRNKRYMLEMEGVNAYGIWHFSDWDRLAKQLKKGFEYGKQRCTAYPRFVVERSLMPRFLETYLPVVSALKVGHPLLAETPDGEPPALDFGPLINSQKVEELHGHMSEAEGRGAVPLFAGRLDADRFLPDQDVSAYLAPHALLHVPRNCKLYHGEPFGPVDTLVVVDSEEELIAEMNVSNGSLVASIACDEPDTCKRVSSELRAFKVGHNAPRSRGDREEVFGGIGGSWKGCFVGGKYLVQAVTEGEPGERLHGNFHEYTQLPDTR
- a CDS encoding LysR substrate-binding domain-containing protein, translating into MELRHLRYFSAVADTLHFGRAARRVHISQPTLSQQIRQLEEELGAPLFERARSGVRLTQAGELFRTYASRALEDVDAGRVAVGALRGLTTGALRVGYPPSMRGVVLPALSAVLRKHPGLVLSADEAVVRRVERRLADGRLDVGLGYAPARSPDLEAEPVFDSKLALVVAKGHPLAKLETVGAKPLAQEPFALLSRGLRVRARVDAWFAAIRIAPHVALESNAVATVLATVRAGLAVTVLPEPQLADAAGLVVKRLSPAPRAELAALLWRKGAPRTPAAELFAAEVRGARRPSRR
- a CDS encoding acetolactate synthase large subunit translates to MKAADLFVKALEAEGVRSVFGLPGEENLDVIEAMRAAGMRLVLTRHEQAAGFMAATYGRLTGRAGVVLSTLGPGATNLVTAAAYAQLGAMPMVMVTGQKPIRAGKQGHFQIVDVVGMMRPLTKLTRTLVSAEHVPSAVREAFRRAEEERPGATHLELPEDVARESTDAVLLAPSAQRRPVADEASIALAVEAIASARRPLLMIGAGANRKLTSEMLRVFVDKTGIPFFSTQMGKGVVDEAHPLWLGTAALSEGDFVHRAIEASDCIINVGHDVIEKPPFFMRDSRRTVVHLNFSSAAVDPVYFPQLEVTGDIANAVWRIGEGLGPRAHWDFAPFEKFRAGLAAQLAHGGDDDRFPIYPARLVAELRRALPDDGIVCLDNGMYKLWFARYYRTRRPNTLLLDNALATMGAGLPSAIAAKLVHPRRKVVAVCGDGGFMMNSQELETAVRLGMDLTVVVVRDDGYGMIRWKQGEMGLPDFGMALGNPDFVRYAEAYGAHGHRPTSATEFGATLARCLSSSGVHVIDVPIDYSDNARALGAGAEELAAL